From a single Cotesia glomerata isolate CgM1 linkage group LG6, MPM_Cglom_v2.3, whole genome shotgun sequence genomic region:
- the LOC123266737 gene encoding uncharacterized protein LOC123266737 — translation MPKTNAEMCRQYRRKKNEIKMKKNSAKSSTERSREFRARKKQLLNNQNRCSDISVNVTDVINDHSQQQNSVPTGYNLVNNDYNPPVDVQPEIPYSRFRRNKFAHKEFNDKFLNNMFGHKCSVCDRLWFKLDLKSPRAEDEQLLRVIVENYNTVEDILLCNTCYQAIGRKVIPIMSTYNGFKYEKIPEVLPPLDLISERLVSPRVPFMQIRRLRHVHGQYGIYGQIINVPVEVNNMVKLLPRNVDDDYCINVHIKRKIIHRSSYLMGLVNKGQFVHGFSICFKLHFIYFTILKLMKASSTIIVIMKSI, via the exons atgccGAAAACTAATGCCGAAATGTGTCGTCAATATCGacgcaaaaaaaatgaaattaaaatgaaaaaaaattcagcaaaAAGTTCAACAGAACGTAGTCGCGAGTTTCGTGCacgtaaaaaacaattattgaaCAATCAAAATAGATGTTCAGATATAAGTGTCAATGTGACTGATGTAATAAATG aCCACTCTCAGCAACAAAATAGTGTTCCAACGGGatataatttagtaaataatgatt ataacCCTCCAGTAGATGTACAGCCAGAAATTCCATACTCACGGTTTCGTCGAAATAAGTTTgctcataaagaatttaacgacaagtttttaaacaatatgTTTGGTCATAAGTGCTCCGTTTGTGATCGATTGTGGTTTAAGTTAGATTTAAAATCACCACGTGCTGAAGATGAACAATTATTAAGGGTAATAgttgaaaattacaatacagTTGAAGATATTTTACTGTGCAACACGTGTTACCAAGCAATTGGGAGGAAAGTGATTCCTATAATGTCTACTTATAACggttttaaatatgaaaaaatacctGAGGTTTTACCACCGCTTGACTTAATTTCGGAAAGACTTGTCTCACCACGAGTTCCATTTATGCAAATTCGACGGTTACGACATGTTCATGGGCAATATGGAATTTATGGACAAATCATTAATGTACCAGTCGAGGTAAACAATATGGTAAAACTCTTACCCCGTAATGTCGATGATGATTACTGTATTAACGTAcacattaaaagaaaaataatacatagATCAAGCTATTTAATGGGACTAGTTAATAAAGGACAATTCGTGCATGGCTTCAGTATTTGCTTCAAACtccactttatttattttacgatattaaaattgatgaaagcttcttcaacaataatagtaataatgaaATCGATCTAG